In Desulfovibrio sp. TomC, the sequence CCATGGCCCCCAATTTGTCCCTGGAAGGCCTGATGGTCATCCCCCCGGTCTTTGACGATCCGGTGCGGGCCAGACCGGCCTTTGCCCGCTTACGAGGCCTGCGCGAGCAATTACGCGCGCGTTTGACCCTGCCGCTGCCTGTGTTGTCCATGGGTATGAGCGGCGACATGGAAGCGGCCGTCATGGAAGGCGCGACCCACGTGCGGGTGGGCACCGACCTGTTCGGCCCAAGACATTGACCCCTGGAGACACGGATGGCTGACGTAGAAGAACCGGTTGAAGGCAAGAAGAAAAAATCCGGCCTGATCAAATATATCATCCTGGTGCTGTTGCTGCTGTTGCTCGGCGGCGGCGGCTATTTCGCCTACCTGAAATTTTTTGCGGCCAAACCGCCGGCAGCCGCCACGGCCGAAGGCGCCGCCCCGGCCGGAGAAGCGCCCAAGGCGGAAGCTGCACCCCACGAAGCCAAGCCTGAAGAGAAAAAGGCCGAAGGCGGCCACGGCGAGGCCAAGGGCGGCGAAGCCAAGGGCGGCCACGGCGGCAAGGACAAGGCTGCGTCCAACAACGTGCCCCTGCCCGCCTTTGTGGTCAATCTGGCCGACGCCAATGCCCGGCGCTACCTCAAG encodes:
- a CDS encoding flagellar basal body-associated FliL family protein, which translates into the protein MADVEEPVEGKKKKSGLIKYIILVLLLLLLGGGGYFAYLKFFAAKPPAAATAEGAAPAGEAPKAEAAPHEAKPEEKKAEGGHGEAKGGEAKGGHGGKDKAASNNVPLPAFVVNLADANARRYLKVVLEVEMTGNPELLEGNQAKIRDALLMLLSSKTSQDLSTLEGKILLRKEIVDRLNQAIGQPKVSRVYFTDFVIQ